The window GTCCTTGAGCTGCCTGTTGAATTCTATGGCCATGTCGTTTTGGCCCTTGACACAGCCATGTTCATCGACATAACCCGGTGCAGGATTAAGATTGTAGAACAGATTGATTGGCAAGCAACCAATCGGACCAGTGTTGTGTATCCAAAATGCCCTGCCCCCTTGTTCGTATATACGCTGAAGATATGTCAATCAATCACTACCCATCAGAAATTTAGAAACACGCTTTACTACACAAATGGCACACCAACTTATTCTTCATCATAAGCAATAAGCATTGACATAGTTGAGAGCTAATGTGATACTCACTCGGACTGCTGTGGCCAGCTGGTTTACAATGTCTGGAATCTGTGCACGAAGCTGATCAAAGCTCAGCTTTCGAAAACCAGCAGAGAGATCATTCTGCCCAATATCAAACGTATACAGTGCCTTTGCAAAGTCTTGAGGATTTGGAAGTCTGCTTCTCTCATAGGGATTCTTAGCTAGACACCACAATTCACAAACAATCAGTATTGCAATACTCAAAATAGTGTCTCCAAACATTAGAGTAAAGATTTGAACCTTGTCGAAACAGATCAGCCGTTCTAGATTTGAACTGCAGGAACTGAGCCGTCTGCATATCAAGCGAGAAGGGACTTATACCATTCTCGAAAATGGTCTCATTCGGCCTTCTAATTGTTGATCCTCCGGTAGCAAAATTTGCACCATGCTTGTAATTTGTTCCCAGCGAGTTCAAGTATGCACTCAAGTATGGCAACTTTAGGCCCTCAGCTACATTACACATAAAACACACCGTATTCAATAGCAGAAATTGAAGCAATTGATGGGTTTTTGCATCACCAAACTACAGTTTTACCTATGAAGTCTATGATGAGACGACCATCGGAGTCCCTTCCAGCTGGTTTACGAAAGAACCCTTCACCGTAGGGTGTCCGAATCGGCTCAAATGCAGCTGAGATCCCGCCGGTGTCGGAGTTCGAGTCGCCGAAGTTGTAGATTGCCGGAAAAGAACAAGATGGTAACGTAGCTCCGCTCACACCCAGAACCCACAAAGTCAAGAACAACCCACAAGGCAGTAGCACTAGCTGCTTCCAAATCTCCATTCCCAGCATCTCAGATTTGAGAGACCTCTCACTCACTGTGCTACTTACTCAAACTTACAAAGCCAGAACAACAAGAGGGACTGGTTTTAAGGATAAAGTCTATCAACTTTGTTTATATGCATGTGCTTTGAAACTATGACAGTGATTGCAGGGACCATGATCCGATGGTTCAAATTACAGATCACCAGGGACAGTGACACAGAATGTTTATGATCATGTGGCAGTGAATGAATGAAGAATCTTGGAAGTCTGAGACAGTGACTTCAGTATAGTCGGTGATTCATATCTTTCGTGATTTCCTAGTAGATGAGATGGACCAGACTCACCAGAGTTAGTCACCTAGTCGTCACATACCGTAACTTATTTGAGCTTGTTACACTCTTAGGATGTGCCTTTACACAATCTAACAAAACATCTCAATGTCATGGTTATGTTGGCTAGAGTTGTGTTTCGTTGATATTTTCATAGGTATAAGTTTCTTGTTTTATTTATAGGAACGGCAAACCTATCATAATAAGAATTTTGAAAAATCTGAGTTCACATTATCAAACAACAACGTTTTAAAAACAGTCATTCGCGATCCATTTGTCACATACAAGTGTTAGGGAGTTGCTGACTTTCATGTACAAAAGCATTTGTCGCAAAGTTTGCTTTTCTATAGATATGGTACAAACTTTGGAGAATGAGCTTGCAATAGCGGTAATATCTCGGATGGTCTTACACAGTCTTCATGGAAAGCACAGTTATGTATTGATGGCATCAAAGCTTCGTGTCTTCTTCTACATGGACATTAATAAATTTTCGTTGAGGATTGCGAATTCCTTTTCTAGTTTGAAGTGCAATACTGTTTCTTTTTTCCTTGTATTAGTTTCTTGTCTAACAGACCAAATCAATAAAATGTCTGGTGGAAGTTATGAATGACAATCATAAATCATTATTACTTTGATGTAAGGAAGTGCACAATGTGGAAGTCCTTTATCTCTGTCAATACGTACAACATACGAGTGGCTTGTTTAGTACAAGTATGCATGGCATATCGACATTTCAAAATTTCCCTTTTTTCATAACATATTAAATTTGAATGGCATATAACTTAGCGCCTATGACAAGCTTGAGAAATGGGAAGTGGTGGATCGGACAAGGCACCATTAAGTATGCGATTGGCAACCCACTTATTAGCAGCCTGAGTGTAGTGGATTCCATCCCAGCTAATAACAGATGAAGCATTTCCACAAGCACCACCAAATACTTCAGTTCCATTTACAGTTGCTTTGTTTCCACACCACACATGGTCATTTCCCATATGAAACCCACAGCAAACCTTCATTGGAGCCATAAACCCTGTAGTAATAATCATTGTATTGCAAGCAACTGTTAATATAATGTCAGCCTGATTCCCAATTTGCTAATATTAGTGAGTAGTGAGTTAATTGAGTTTTGCAAACATGGAGTTTTGAGTACCTTCTTTTTTTGCATTGCTGATGAGTTCATACTTGGCAGCATAGATATCTACATATGTGATTGCAGCTTGGGGGAGCTCAGCTCTTAGTTTGATGACACTGTCCTTGAGCTGCCTGTTGAATTCTATGGCCATCTCGTTTTGGTCCTTAACACAGCCGTGTTCATCGAGAGCACTCGGTGCCGGTTTGATATTGTAGAACAAACCCACCGGCAAGCAACCAATCGGACCGGCGTTGTGTATCCAAAATGCCCTCCCCCCTTGTTCGTATACAAGCTGAAGATTCGACACAAATGTAGAAACATGCATGCTTTACTTACAAGTTACAAGTTACATACACAAATAGCACGGGAACTTAATTTCTTCTCAAGAAATTAGCATTGACATAGTTAGGAGCTAATGTACGTGATACTCACTCGGACTGCTGCGGCATGCTGGTTTATCATGTCTGGAATTTCTGCACGAAGCTGATCAAAGCTCAACTTTCGAAAACCAGCAGAGAGATCATTCTGCCCAATATCAAACGTATACAGTGCCTTTGCAAAGTCTTGAGGATTTGGAAGTTTGCTTCTGTCACAAAAATAATTGGCTAGACGCACCATCATAATTCAAAGACAATTAGTACTATTGCAATACTCTATATAAGTGTCTCAAGACATTAGAGTTAAGATTTGAACCTTTTTGAAATAGATCAGCCGATCGAGCTTTGAATTGCAGGAACTGAGTCGTTTGCATATCAAGCGAAAAGGGGCTAAGGCCAAAACCGAAAATGGTCTCGAAAATGGTCCCTTTCGGCCTTCTAATGGGTGATCCTCCGGTGGCAAAATTTGCACCGTACCTGAAACTTGTTCCCAGCGAGTTCAAGTATGCAGTCACGTATGGCAACCTTAGGTGCTCAGCTACATAACACATAAAACACCATATTCAATACAACCATATATTCATTGCAAAAAATGAAGCACTTGGTGGGATTTTGCATCACAAAACTAACTCTACTTGTTTATACCAAAGAAGTCTATCATGAGACGACCATCGGAGTCCCTTCCAGCTGGTTTACCAAAGAACCCCTCGCCGTAGGGTGCCTGAATGGGTTCAAATGCAGCTGAGATCCCGCCGGTGTCGGAGTTCGAGTCACCAAAGTTGTAGATTGCCGGAAAATAACAAGATGGTAACGCCCTACCACTGACTCCCAGAATACACATTGCCAAGAACAACCCAAAAGGCAGTAGCACAAGTTGTTTCCATCTCTCCATTCCCAACATTCTCACTCGCTCTCAAAGTCTACTTATTACTCAACTTATAAAGCCAGAACTGGTTTTGAGGATAAAGTTCATCAACTTTGTTTATATATGCATTCGCTTTGAAACCATGACATATATATGGATTGCAGGGACAATGACACCCTTATAATCTTGTGGCACTGAATGGATAAAGAATGTTGGTGTTTGAGAGTAACTTCAGTATAGTCGGTGATCACTATCTTTGACGATTTCCTAGTCGGAGGAGATGGACCAGAGTCACCCGTGGTCACATGCCATACCATTTTTGGGCTTCATTACATTCTTAGGGTATGCCTTTACAATTCCTAAACAAAGTAGTGGTTTAGGGAAAGGAACTCCCCAATCAGCGTTTGAATCACTAAAATGTTGTGGCTAAAATGCCTTGATGACC of the Fragaria vesca subsp. vesca linkage group LG6, FraVesHawaii_1.0, whole genome shotgun sequence genome contains:
- the LOC101311112 gene encoding GDSL esterase/lipase At5g14450-like — its product is MEIWKQLVLLPCGLFLTLWVLGVSGATLPSCSFPAIYNFGDSNSDTGGISAAFEPIRTPYGEGFFRKPAGRDSDGRLIIDFIAEGLKLPYLSAYLNSLGTNYKHGANFATGGSTIRRPNETIFENGISPFSLDMQTAQFLQFKSRTADLFRQAKNPYERSRLPNPQDFAKALYTFDIGQNDLSAGFRKLSFDQLRAQIPDIVNQLATAVRRIYEQGGRAFWIHNTGPIGCLPINLFYNLNPAPGYVDEHGCVKGQNDMAIEFNRQLKDRVIKLRAELPQAAITYVDAYAAKYGLISNAKNEGFVDPMKVCCGYHVRYDHVWCGNKAIVNGREVYGASCGNASSAISWDGVHYTQAANQWVANHILNGALSNPPIPITQACHRS
- the LOC101308017 gene encoding GDSL esterase/lipase At5g14450-like → MERWKQLVLLPFGLFLAMCILGVSGRALPSCYFPAIYNFGDSNSDTGGISAAFEPIQAPYGEGFFGKPAGRDSDGRLMIDFFAEHLRLPYVTAYLNSLGTSFRYGANFATGGSPIRRPKGTIFETIFGFGLSPFSLDMQTTQFLQFKARSADLFQKANYFCDRSKLPNPQDFAKALYTFDIGQNDLSAGFRKLSFDQLRAEIPDMINQHAAAVRLVYEQGGRAFWIHNAGPIGCLPVGLFYNIKPAPSALDEHGCVKDQNEMAIEFNRQLKDSVIKLRAELPQAAITYVDIYAAKYELISNAKKEGFMAPMKVCCGFHMGNDHVWCGNKATVNGTEVFGGACGNASSVISWDGIHYTQAANKWVANRILNGALSDPPLPISQACHRR